AAGAAAACTTTATCAGTAAGTACAAAGACCAATTTACCAACATCAAAATTTTCCTAGCCATTGGTGCGACGATTGATTTTGAAGCAGGCAATATCAAAAGAGCGCCCAAGTGGATTAGCGAAATTGGTATGGAATGGTTGTACAGATTGCTAGCTGAACCCAAAAGGCTATGGAAACGGTACTTAGTGCATGGGCCTTCTTTCTTCTGGCTGATTCTCAAGCAAAAACTTAATTTTTATGTAGATCCCTTTAATTCTGATTATTCAGAGCCTTATAAGGGAGTCACTCGTGAAGAGATGGGTTGAGACCCTTAATTAGTCTATTTATTATTGGGTGTGTGACGCAAATAGTATTATTAAAGTTCTCTCAATTCTGCCATTTTATGCCTAGTAACGCACCGTTAAGAGTCGGTGCGTTATTACGTTTAATGGCCTAACCCAATTAAAATTAAGTTTATAAATTAGCTCTAAGTTTCGCTTCTCTTAGAAGTGAGCGCTCGCCTGCATTCGTTGAATAGGTAAGCTAAAGTGCATTTAACTTGTACATTTTAAACCAGGATAAAAACGCTCAAATCCTCACCCAAGCTCCCCAGCTCCCCTGCCCCCCCGCAGCCTCAATAGACAAATTAAATGCGTAACAGCTTATAACTCCGGTTCGGGGTCTAGCGAACTCTACAGATATAGCAAAAGGCAGAAGGTACCGGAGCTCTCGCGTGAGGAGGGAGAAGGCTCTTATGTTGATTACTGGTAAGTGATCGATCTCATCCGTTAAAGAAAGTCCTAACCTTTAGGGCAACAGCAATAGACGCTCAACGCCTGCTGGCACTAAAAAAAAGACCCCCACCGCTCTTTTTAAGCGCGGCGAGGGAAAACCAGGGTGCATCTACCTTTTCTCTTACTCAACCAATGTCTGGCACCATCCGGAAAAATCAGCGATAGGTAAGGAAGTCGGGATGGGATGAGGCATATTCAGAGAAATCGCAAAAGTTTAAGAAGAAATTTTGTTAAAACTGAATTGATGCCTTGCGCTGTATTGCTGAGTCAGAAACCCCTGCCTAAAGGCGGGAGCGTGCTTTGTGTTCGTCAACAACCCCGCCCATACGGATTGCATGGACGAGGTATCCTGCGGGAAAGACAGATGAAGCCGCCTACAGCAAGATATTGATCTACATCAGGGATAGCGAACCGTTTTGTGTGAAAGCAATGGGGTGCTTTTAAGAAAGGGAGCTCTTCTCTACAAAGCGCAGAGCTAAAAGCAACGCGGGTGCCCTTCGAGCCATCGCTTTATAGCCAAAAAACCTGAACACAATTATCTCATTCCAGAATAAGGCAAGAGCAATTTTCTCTTCTGTAGACAAAAACCACGCCAACCCATCTCCAACCTTACGGTTCGAGAGCAGAATTTCCAACCAACTGGCTCATCCGGATCAAGTTGTAAAGGCTCTGTATCAAGTAGTTGGTATCTCCTGACTCCAGTCACAATTGTGCTCACACAACCACAGCTAGTACCAGTCAGGTAAAACTTTTTTAAGCCATCCAATCCCCTGAAGGGAATGGCTATCAAGGGGAGCATCCTGTAAGTTAGACTTCACCCCAGAGCGAGGCATGAAACCCTTTAATCGCAAGGCATTTGCCCATCTACCCGCACTCAATCGAAACCTAGGAACGAGCTCGGGTCGTCAAACGAACCGCCGACATCGCTTCCGGCAACAGTCTCGACGTTTGCTGCTTTCACTTTGCTGCGCCGTCCTTCTCGGACTCTATGGCACCTTGGCTATGGCCCAGAGTGAAGCCCCCTCCACGTCAACGGAGACGTTCCGCGAAGGCACAATTAACGAAACCAAAGAACGCTCCACGGGCGGGGTTAACCTCCCCAATCCACCCATCAAAGGGCCAGAAGTCGCTGCGCCTCCCACGGGAGACCCCTACGTCTTAGAATTCAATCGCTCGCCGGTGGTGGGTAAACGCTTCAGTTTGCGAGGGATTTACGACGAAGCGCGACTCGGATTTACCCGTCCCCGCGACTGGAAAATCAAAACGGTCAAAGCCCAAATCCGCTATCGCCATTCCCCAGCCCTCTATGCCACACGCTCGAACCTGACTGTTTTGATTAACGGTGCGACCATCGGCAGTATCCCGCTCAACCGCAAAGATGGCGAAATCGGGAATTCGGTGTTCAACGTGCCCGTCGAGCTGCTTCAGAATTATAACGAACTCACCATTGGGGCACTGCAAAATAACTCCCCAACCTGTACCCAAGACCCCTTCGACCCCTCGCTGTGGACGGAGATACTACCTGACTCCAAAATCACCTTTGATTTTGCGTCTCAACCCGTCACCCTGGACTTCAGTCGCTTCCCCTACCCCATTTTTGACGAACTCAGCCTATTTCCCAATCAAATTGCTTATCTGCTGCCCAACGACGTTGACGACACTTGGCTCACAAGTGCCAGTCGCCTCCAAGCCACCATCGGACGCCTCGCCGAATTCCGCCGCTTGGATACCCGCGTCGTCAAAACCCTGGATGAAGTTAACAAAAATGTACCCAAAACCGCTCCCCCTGAGCGGTTGCTCGTCATTGGTACTCCAAAACAGCAGCCAACCCTGAAGTCTCTCGACCTGCCGCTGAGTCTGAAAGACAATCAGGTTCTCGATAGTAAGGAGAAGGCTTACCCGCCCGATGTTGGGGTTTTGATGTTAACTACCACCCCCAACAAAAAATCCCCCGTGCTCGTGGCAACCGGCAACGGACCCGTTGGCGTCGCCAAAGCTGTACAGTTTTTAGTCCAAGCCAAAGACCGTAAGATTGGTACTGGTCAAAGCATCATCGTCAAAAACCTGACCCAGGTGCCATCCCCAGCCCCCCGCGATTGGCCTGGGTATTTGCCCCCCACCGACAGCTTCCAACTCAGCGACCTCAAGAGAAGCGATAACCAACCCTTCCAAGATGTCACGGTTCGGGGTTCGGATTCCCCACCGATTGTAATTGACTTCAAGTCGGTACCCGATGCTCAGTTTGGGCAGGGGAATACCATGAACCTGGTTTACAGCTATGGCCCACAAATTAATGCCAAAACCTCCCTCGTGGAAGTCAAGCTAGATGGGGTGGCGCTGGTTGGCAAACGCCTCACCTCCATCAATGGGGGCACCCGCGAGACTCTGAAAGTGGCTCTGCCTGGGGATTTAATTAAACCCACCTCCAAACTTGAGGTGGATTTCCGCCTAGATGCGCGGGAACGTCGTTCTTGTAGCCGGGTGACCGACCAACAGCTTTGGGGTACGTTGCACGCCGATACCAGCTTTAATCTCAAGAGCACGAATGCGGTTCAACTGCCAGACCTTAGACTATTGCAGCACGGTTTCCCCTTTGGAGCACCTCAAGACTTATCGACGACGGCGATTGTGGTTCCCAAACAGCCCTCACCCACTGAGATTTCCACCTTACTGGAGTTCAGCACCCGGTTGGGTCGCTTGAGCAAAGCCAAGTCAGTGCAGTTAGCGGTTTACGCCGGTTCTTCCAAAACGCCTGAACAGCTCAAAAAGTACCAGTTGGTGGGCATTGGCACCCAAGACACATTCCCGTTCCCAGAAGCGCTTAAGGCGGGTGATTTTCAGCTCAAAGACAACCTAGAACGTCAGCTAAATCTGAGTGAGGTTCAGACTTTACCCGACTCTGATGGCGTGATTAAGGAGATTATCTCACCCTTCGCTAGCGATCGCATTCTCTTAGCCCTAACCGGTCAAACGGAAAACGGCTTAAAGCAAGTACAAGACTTTTTACGTCAAGACCCCTTGTTCTTCCAACTCAAGGAAGACACGGTGCTCATCAGTGCTAACACCGCTAACCCCGAAGCCTATGACCCCAATGCTTATAATTTAGAGTTTTTGCAACGTGAACCAAAGCGTACCGTCGATAAAACACCTGTACAACGCCGAGTTTTCCGATTCGTATCGGGAAGTTGGTTCATGTTGGCTCCAGCAATGGTAGCAACATGCCTGATTCTTTACGGCGTTATCCAGTTGTATCTCAAAAAGATTGCTGGTCAGGAGAAATAAAAAAGTGTGAAGTGTGAAGGATTCTTGGGTGGCACCGAAACTCCTAGTTTCGACATAACCTAGGAGGAAAAAAATTAAGTGATTAGACAGCCACGTTGCCCCGTCTTTTCACCCAACACACTTCACACCTCACACTTCACACTCAATCTTTTAGACTTCATCCCTCATTCTTCATACTTGCCAATGACGAGTACATCTTCAAAAGTCAGAGAGAAGCCAAGTCGCAAACACATTGGGATTTCTAACGAGCAACGGAAGCGCCTATCGAACTTGCTTGTTGAGCGCGTGCCTCAGGCTTTTGATGCCGTTCTACAGGCGCTGCCCCACACTCACCTGCTGGTACTCATTGGGTCGCTGATTTGGCTGTCTATTCCCATCATCGCGGTACGTCCAGCCATTTGGCAGCAAGGGGTAGTCGCCGCTGTGCTCATCGCCGTGGGACGCATTGTGCTTCAGATGGAGGAGCAGCAACCCACGAAAAAAGTGAGCGAGTACCTTCATTTATTTTTGATTGTTGTGAGCGTGGTGACAACGTTACGTTACCTGTATTACCGCGTCAACTACACGCTCAACTTCGATGACATCATTAACGGATTTTTCTGTTTCTTGCTATTTACGGCAGAACTTTATGCGATTTGTACGCTGGTTCTCGCCTATTTTCAGACCCTAAAAATTAAAGACCGCAAGCCTATCGATCTCTCCCTTTATCCCCAAGAACAATGGCCCAAGGTTGATATTTACATTCCCACTTATAACGAAGATGTTGAGATTGTCCGCAAGACAACTCTATGCGCTTTAGCAATTGACTATCCAGCGGATAAAAAACAGGTTTACGTCCTAGATGATGGACGTGCGGAAAAGTATAAAGCCCGCCGAGCAGAATTGCGCCAAATGTGTGAAGAACTGGGCGCAACAATGCTGGTACGGGATAATAATGAACATGCCAAAGCCGGGAATATTAACACCGCATTTAAGGTAACCAAAGGCGACCTGGTGCTAATTCTCGACTGTGACCACATGCCCGTCAAGGATTTTTTGATGCATGTCGTCGGCTTCTTTTTTAACCCCAAAGTTGCCTTTGTACAGACCCCTCACTGGTTCTATAACCCAGACCCCTTTGAGCGCAACCTCCTAACTCAAGGGAAAATTCCTGTTGGTAATGAGCTGTTTTATAAAGTCCTGCAAAAGGGGAATGATTTCTGGAATGCGGCGTTTTTCTGTGGTTCAGCCGCTGTAATTCGCAAGGAGTATGCGCTGCAAATTGGGGGAATTGCTACCGAAACCGTGACGGAAGACTGCCACACGGCTTTCCGCTTGCATTCTTTGGGCTACGAGTCGGTTTACTACGACAAAATTATGGTGGCGGGCTTAGCACCAGAGAAATTCTCCGCCTATGTGGGGCAGCAGGTGCGCTGGGCTAGGGGGATGGCTCAGATTCTGCGGATTGAAAACCCGTTAATCAACCGAAAACTGAATTTAACGATTCCTCAGCGAATCTGCTATTTCAGTGCCACGTCACACTTTTTTTATGGCTTTCCCCGGTTGATGTACGCGATTGCGCCACCGCTGTTTTTGCTATTCGGCATCAACTCGGTGAAAGGGTTGGGGTTAGAAACTTTGTTCTACGCCCTGCCTCACATTATCCTGTCGATGCAGACTAACCACATCCCTTACAAGCACGTCCGTTTCTCATTCTGGAACGAGATTTTTGAGTTTGCCATGTCGTTCCAGGCGGGAATTGTCACGCTGTTAGCCCTGGTTAACCCAAAGCTGGGTTCGTTTAACGTGACGGATAAGGGATTGAGTGTTACCAAACGCAGCTTTGACTTCGACTCTGTGCGGTACTTGGTGATTGTGGGGGCTATTGGGGCTGCCTCCTTGCTGGCAGTGCCGTTTTGGTTATGGCTTTCGCCGGAGGATACTCAGGCGGTTCTGATCAATACTTTTTGGTGTATTTTTAATTTGTCCTTGGTGTTAGCAGCGATTTTAGTTGCTTTTGAGCAGCCCCAACTGCGTCGGGCGCACCGCTTACCTCGAAAGTTAACAGCCATCATTCACGAAGGAAACCAGAGTTGGCAAGGAACGACGGTGGATGTGAGTGAAAGCGGTTGCCAGGTGCTGCTGGATGAATGGCCGAATATCCCCGATGAAGTCAAAATTGAGCTGGTGGGAGATTTTGGGGCGCGGGCACTCCTATCGGGAAAAGTGATTCGCGCGATCGCCACAAGTAAACTGCAAGCGCGGTTGTTTATTGACTTTGTGGAACCCACGCGCACCCAGATTGATGACCTGACGTTGGTTATCTATTGTGATGTGAAAGAGTGGTATTCTCAGACGCGCACCGAGGTGGACGATCCGATTGAATCGCTCAAGTTCATCATTACGAGTATCAAACGTGTCTTCCGTGAATTCCGCCCTGCGATTGGCGTCAAAGTCCGCAAACAGGTGAATGGCTTTGCACATCTTTATTGGGAAGGTTGGGAAGGACATTCCTATACAGCAACACTGACGGAAATCGGGACGCAGGATGTTCGCTTAGAAATTGATGGCAGCGATATTTTCAATCTGGAGGAGATGCAGAGTACGCAACCGGTGATTGGTTTGTTGTTGAGTCAAGAGGAAAATGACTCGCAGCCAACTTCTTTGTTGGCGAAGGTGGAGTTGATAGAACCGTTGAGTAATCCTAGTTTTGGCAATTCCAGTCCGGCGAAAGCTAAGATGCTTGAGGTAGCGACGCCCCGAAGCGTTGAATTGGAAACCGCCATCCAAGAGAACACCACCCTCCAAGAACGGGTAGCAGATAAGAATAGCGCTAAACTCCGACATCGCTCAGGTACGAAGAGTGAAAACACGAACCTTTATGCGATTGAGTTAAGTTTTCCGGAGTCATTAAAACGACAGCAGCAAGCCAAAATTAAACGGCTTTTGACGACACTGAATTAAACCCTGATTGTGGCGAATGGGTGCAGGACTAAAGTCCAAAATGTTGAAGTAAATTCACAGGTCTATGAGTGAAAAATGACCATCAACAAGCACTTGTTGATGGTATCGTTTCCTTTAGCAATATGAGATATAAAAGGTAAAGAATAGAGTATTTTTTTCTCTGTAAAAATCTTAATTCATCCTCTCACATTATCTTTATTGACTTTTATAGACCTTCATGGGCACTTTACCTGTTTTATGCACAAAGCCTGTTAAACTTATAAATAATAAGTCCATTACTTATTCATCTACCCTCTTAATTGAAATTTTTCTTTTCCAGAGGATGTATAACGGCTCTTGAGTTCTAAAATCAACTCACTAACGCTTAAGACGAGAGATGATTTGACGTAACTTTTGATACAAGCAGCCCGTTGTTACAGCCAGCTTGATGGGTTCTTCTTCACGCGGTTTGGGTAAACAGAAGCGGGCACGCTCTCTTTCTCGTAGAAACCGCCGTCCTTTAGAGAAGAAAAGAGTCACGCCTACCAAGAGAAGGGGCCATCTATCTGCAAAATACAAATTTGGGTAGGCCGCTACTCCTTGCTTGAGATTTGCTATTCACTTTTTTCGCTATTCAGGGATTAACAAGGGAAGATTCAAGCGTTTTGAATCGGTTGTTAGTGCGATTTTTTCTGAATTGTTAGATTAGCCTAGAATAGCTAATCCAGGGGTATTATAACCGCCTAATCTATTGCTTTATCGAGGTTGAATTGTTAGACCCAATCAACCCTTATAGTTTCAACGATTGGATGAGACCCAGGTAGATACAAATGAACACCATGTCTATGGCTAGCTACAGATCTTCCCAAAGGCTAAACCCACTTTCGTTATTAGCACAATTATCTAGTCGTCAGGCTAATGGGTGTTTACAAGTATCTAGTGGCTCTGTTTCTTGGTCAGTTTATCTAGAACAGGGAAAACTGATTTATGCCTCAGATTCAGTAGACCCCTTTGAGCGACTCGACCGTCATTTGCGTCGCCTCAGTCGTCAAATCCCTACGCTGGTTAGTGCAGTTCGAGTACAGGTTCGTCTAATATTTGAATCCGACTTGGAGAGTCAATCCAGTCAAAATCCTGAGTACCAAGCCATTTGCTGGTTAGTCAATCAACAATATCTCAGGGAGCAAGATGCCGCCAATCTTATCGAAGAATTGGCAGAAGAGGTAATTGTGTCACTTCTTTCAGTCAAAGAAGGAAGTTATCAATTAATTGAACAAGACAAATTAGATGAACTCCCTAAATTTTGTCGTCTCGATTTGCGAACGATAGTTGAACGCTGCCACGAACAGTTACGACGACAACAGACTGTACAATCAAACAGCGTAGCTTCCGAACATCAACCTAAGCCTGTTGCTCAAAACGGCGCTCCGACTAAACTAGAAGTAGTTCCCAAAACTCCTGTACAGAGTAATACAGCACCCCCAACACACCCTACAACTATAGCTGGAATCAACCCCGGCAAGCAGCTCTCAAAAAGCACCTATACGATTGCTTGTATTGATGACAGCCCAACCGTTTTAAATGCCATCAACTCTTTCTTGGATGATAAAAGCTTCTCCGTTGTCATGATTAATGACCCGGTAAGAGCGTTAATGCAAGTTGTCCGAATTAAGCCAGATCTAATTTTGCTGGATGTGGCGATGCCCAACTTAGATGGCTATGAGCTGTGTTCTCTTTTACGCAAGCATTCAATGTTCAAAAATATCCCAATCATTATGGTGACGGGAAATACGGGATTTCTCGACCGAGCTAAGGCTAAACTGGTCAAAGCATCAGGCTACCTGACCAAACCTTTCAACCAGTCGGAATTACTAAAAATGGTGTTTAAGCACTTATCTTAGGGAGTCTTCACTTGTGCTTGATTCATACCTGATATCACCTTCGTCAATGGCGGCACAAGTGGAGAATCTATACACCTCATCCGGAGCAAACTTAGCAAGAGTCGAGTTAATTAATTGTGAGGCCA
The genomic region above belongs to Allocoleopsis franciscana PCC 7113 and contains:
- a CDS encoding glycosyltransferase family 2 protein, producing MTSTSSKVREKPSRKHIGISNEQRKRLSNLLVERVPQAFDAVLQALPHTHLLVLIGSLIWLSIPIIAVRPAIWQQGVVAAVLIAVGRIVLQMEEQQPTKKVSEYLHLFLIVVSVVTTLRYLYYRVNYTLNFDDIINGFFCFLLFTAELYAICTLVLAYFQTLKIKDRKPIDLSLYPQEQWPKVDIYIPTYNEDVEIVRKTTLCALAIDYPADKKQVYVLDDGRAEKYKARRAELRQMCEELGATMLVRDNNEHAKAGNINTAFKVTKGDLVLILDCDHMPVKDFLMHVVGFFFNPKVAFVQTPHWFYNPDPFERNLLTQGKIPVGNELFYKVLQKGNDFWNAAFFCGSAAVIRKEYALQIGGIATETVTEDCHTAFRLHSLGYESVYYDKIMVAGLAPEKFSAYVGQQVRWARGMAQILRIENPLINRKLNLTIPQRICYFSATSHFFYGFPRLMYAIAPPLFLLFGINSVKGLGLETLFYALPHIILSMQTNHIPYKHVRFSFWNEIFEFAMSFQAGIVTLLALVNPKLGSFNVTDKGLSVTKRSFDFDSVRYLVIVGAIGAASLLAVPFWLWLSPEDTQAVLINTFWCIFNLSLVLAAILVAFEQPQLRRAHRLPRKLTAIIHEGNQSWQGTTVDVSESGCQVLLDEWPNIPDEVKIELVGDFGARALLSGKVIRAIATSKLQARLFIDFVEPTRTQIDDLTLVIYCDVKEWYSQTRTEVDDPIESLKFIITSIKRVFREFRPAIGVKVRKQVNGFAHLYWEGWEGHSYTATLTEIGTQDVRLEIDGSDIFNLEEMQSTQPVIGLLLSQEENDSQPTSLLAKVELIEPLSNPSFGNSSPAKAKMLEVATPRSVELETAIQENTTLQERVADKNSAKLRHRSGTKSENTNLYAIELSFPESLKRQQQAKIKRLLTTLN
- a CDS encoding response regulator — its product is MNTMSMASYRSSQRLNPLSLLAQLSSRQANGCLQVSSGSVSWSVYLEQGKLIYASDSVDPFERLDRHLRRLSRQIPTLVSAVRVQVRLIFESDLESQSSQNPEYQAICWLVNQQYLREQDAANLIEELAEEVIVSLLSVKEGSYQLIEQDKLDELPKFCRLDLRTIVERCHEQLRRQQTVQSNSVASEHQPKPVAQNGAPTKLEVVPKTPVQSNTAPPTHPTTIAGINPGKQLSKSTYTIACIDDSPTVLNAINSFLDDKSFSVVMINDPVRALMQVVRIKPDLILLDVAMPNLDGYELCSLLRKHSMFKNIPIIMVTGNTGFLDRAKAKLVKASGYLTKPFNQSELLKMVFKHLS
- a CDS encoding cellulose biosynthesis cyclic di-GMP-binding regulatory protein BcsB, whose product is MKPFNRKAFAHLPALNRNLGTSSGRQTNRRHRFRQQSRRLLLSLCCAVLLGLYGTLAMAQSEAPSTSTETFREGTINETKERSTGGVNLPNPPIKGPEVAAPPTGDPYVLEFNRSPVVGKRFSLRGIYDEARLGFTRPRDWKIKTVKAQIRYRHSPALYATRSNLTVLINGATIGSIPLNRKDGEIGNSVFNVPVELLQNYNELTIGALQNNSPTCTQDPFDPSLWTEILPDSKITFDFASQPVTLDFSRFPYPIFDELSLFPNQIAYLLPNDVDDTWLTSASRLQATIGRLAEFRRLDTRVVKTLDEVNKNVPKTAPPERLLVIGTPKQQPTLKSLDLPLSLKDNQVLDSKEKAYPPDVGVLMLTTTPNKKSPVLVATGNGPVGVAKAVQFLVQAKDRKIGTGQSIIVKNLTQVPSPAPRDWPGYLPPTDSFQLSDLKRSDNQPFQDVTVRGSDSPPIVIDFKSVPDAQFGQGNTMNLVYSYGPQINAKTSLVEVKLDGVALVGKRLTSINGGTRETLKVALPGDLIKPTSKLEVDFRLDARERRSCSRVTDQQLWGTLHADTSFNLKSTNAVQLPDLRLLQHGFPFGAPQDLSTTAIVVPKQPSPTEISTLLEFSTRLGRLSKAKSVQLAVYAGSSKTPEQLKKYQLVGIGTQDTFPFPEALKAGDFQLKDNLERQLNLSEVQTLPDSDGVIKEIISPFASDRILLALTGQTENGLKQVQDFLRQDPLFFQLKEDTVLISANTANPEAYDPNAYNLEFLQREPKRTVDKTPVQRRVFRFVSGSWFMLAPAMVATCLILYGVIQLYLKKIAGQEK